One genomic segment of Desulfomicrobium sp. ZS1 includes these proteins:
- the rnc gene encoding ribonuclease III, which produces MSLEVPTDALQALQNEIHYEFKQVKLLIQALTHSSHANEHGCPHNERLEFLGDAVLELAVSQELFRKFPEVQEGHLTKMRSALVSEGALAQAARRIHLGACLLLGRGEDVQGGREKNSVLSDALEALLGAVYLDGGLEHAITCVNFLYAGQWPTPPETFRPRDFKSLLQEATQRIWKARPSYALRESHGPEHAKQYTVVVTMPDKTEVEWEERSMRKAEQGAAEQALMQLRKRFPDLFEQDV; this is translated from the coding sequence ATGTCACTGGAAGTTCCAACGGATGCACTGCAGGCGCTGCAGAATGAAATCCATTATGAATTCAAGCAAGTCAAGCTTTTAATCCAAGCCCTCACCCACAGTTCTCACGCCAATGAACATGGCTGTCCGCATAACGAAAGGCTCGAATTTCTTGGCGATGCGGTTCTGGAGCTGGCCGTATCCCAGGAATTATTTCGCAAATTTCCGGAAGTGCAGGAAGGTCACCTGACCAAAATGCGCTCGGCGCTGGTCAGCGAGGGCGCACTCGCGCAGGCGGCCCGAAGGATTCACCTTGGCGCATGCCTGCTTCTGGGCCGGGGGGAAGATGTGCAGGGCGGTAGAGAAAAAAATTCCGTGCTGAGCGATGCGCTTGAAGCGCTACTGGGCGCTGTCTACCTTGACGGCGGACTGGAGCACGCGATCACATGCGTCAATTTTTTGTATGCGGGGCAGTGGCCAACGCCGCCAGAAACCTTTCGCCCTCGGGATTTCAAAAGCCTGCTGCAGGAAGCCACCCAGCGCATTTGGAAAGCCAGGCCGTCATATGCATTACGCGAGAGCCATGGCCCGGAACACGCCAAACAGTATACCGTTGTCGTCACCATGCCGGACAAGACCGAGGTGGAATGGGAGGAGCGCAGCATGCGCAAGGCAGAGCAGGGCGCGGCAGAGCAGGCACTCATGCAGCTGCGCAAACGCTTTCCGGATCTTTTCGAACAGGACGTGTAA
- a CDS encoding acetate--CoA ligase family protein: protein MRDDYLHALFSPQAIAVVGSFDSAGALARVVLSNLEGWGYQGRIVPVNWTSEKDPHILDDLKGIDLAVVCLAPEFVLDALEKVADMGVKAVIITSAGFREIGGQGYYLEESIIQLAERRNLTLLGPNCLGVASWADHLNASLIARLPSQGNIAFFSPSGSMCNAILDWAASEEIGFSKFASLGNRAVIDEASMLQFLAEDPQTSVIIGYLEGMNNGRRFARISQTITHEKPVIMLQAGMTEHGQKAISSHVGALTGSERAYQTALKQAGIIQVDNLSSLFDLARMFGTQPLPKGPNLAIVTNSGGAGILAADGMAGTSLILPRLGRDTAARLVDLLPRHAQTSNLVDIGMDATPVQYAQALDTVLKDRQIQMTLLVIAPGLGVDLPAIVRELVNLPKAEGKAVAVCLIGQEGVMEEKRFLQRHGLPCYSNPKAALASFEAMLRYAGWKTKSYPVEVCYRRDKAKAERFLQDCLDTRKTELFGFEVQPLLMAYELGFPRTELARTSKSAVKIAKRLACSVALKISSPHIEYKSDVGGVEVNLQTSEAVRQGFAQLTSRVQCQRSEAFISGCLVQEMILGKPAEVCIRVQRDPKFGPLIRFGLSGSQADIFQEYSMRLAPLSLEDAAGMMRELKVFSLLKRERGRDALDLRALEDVLLTVSQMTLDFPEIYTLEFDPVLVTSRGAWVAGARMSLLPQSE from the coding sequence ATGAGAGACGATTATCTTCACGCCCTTTTTTCTCCTCAAGCCATCGCCGTTGTCGGATCTTTCGACAGCGCAGGAGCCTTGGCCCGTGTAGTGCTTTCAAATCTTGAAGGCTGGGGGTATCAGGGGAGGATTGTTCCCGTCAATTGGACCTCCGAGAAAGACCCGCACATCCTTGACGATTTGAAAGGGATTGATCTTGCCGTGGTCTGCCTTGCTCCGGAATTTGTGCTGGATGCCCTGGAAAAGGTCGCGGATATGGGCGTCAAGGCGGTCATCATCACTTCCGCCGGGTTCCGGGAGATCGGGGGGCAAGGCTACTACCTTGAAGAATCCATCATCCAGTTGGCTGAACGCCGGAATCTGACCCTGCTTGGTCCCAACTGCCTGGGCGTGGCCTCCTGGGCCGACCATCTGAACGCATCACTCATCGCCCGTCTGCCCAGCCAGGGCAATATCGCCTTTTTCTCGCCGTCCGGGTCCATGTGCAACGCCATCCTGGATTGGGCCGCAAGCGAGGAGATCGGATTCTCCAAGTTTGCAAGCCTCGGCAACCGCGCTGTCATCGACGAAGCGTCCATGCTGCAGTTTCTGGCCGAAGACCCGCAGACCAGCGTCATCATCGGGTACCTTGAGGGCATGAACAACGGCCGTCGTTTCGCGCGCATCAGCCAGACCATCACCCATGAAAAGCCTGTCATCATGCTGCAGGCCGGCATGACCGAACACGGGCAGAAGGCAATTTCTTCCCATGTCGGAGCCCTGACCGGGTCGGAGCGGGCCTACCAGACGGCCTTGAAGCAGGCGGGCATCATCCAGGTGGATAATCTCTCCTCGCTGTTCGACCTGGCACGCATGTTCGGCACCCAGCCGCTGCCCAAGGGGCCGAATCTGGCCATTGTCACCAATTCCGGCGGGGCCGGGATCCTGGCCGCCGACGGAATGGCCGGAACCAGCCTCATCCTACCGCGCCTTGGCCGCGATACGGCCGCCCGCCTGGTCGATCTTCTTCCCCGCCATGCCCAGACATCCAATCTTGTGGATATCGGCATGGACGCCACTCCTGTGCAGTACGCCCAGGCTTTGGACACGGTACTCAAGGACCGGCAGATTCAGATGACCCTGCTGGTCATCGCGCCGGGACTTGGCGTGGACCTGCCGGCCATAGTGCGTGAACTGGTCAACTTGCCCAAGGCGGAAGGAAAGGCCGTGGCGGTCTGCCTGATCGGTCAGGAAGGGGTGATGGAGGAGAAACGTTTTCTGCAGCGGCATGGCCTGCCGTGCTATTCGAACCCCAAGGCGGCGCTGGCCAGCTTTGAGGCCATGTTGCGCTATGCCGGGTGGAAGACCAAATCCTACCCGGTCGAGGTCTGTTACCGCAGGGACAAGGCCAAGGCCGAGCGTTTTTTGCAGGATTGCCTGGATACCCGCAAGACGGAGTTGTTCGGCTTTGAGGTGCAACCCCTGCTTATGGCCTACGAGTTGGGTTTTCCCCGCACGGAGCTTGCCCGGACCAGCAAGAGCGCCGTCAAGATCGCCAAGCGGCTGGCCTGCTCCGTGGCGCTGAAGATCTCATCTCCGCATATCGAATACAAAAGCGATGTGGGTGGAGTGGAGGTCAATCTGCAGACTTCCGAAGCGGTGCGCCAGGGCTTTGCGCAATTGACCTCGCGCGTGCAGTGTCAGCGCAGCGAAGCTTTTATATCCGGTTGTCTGGTCCAGGAAATGATTCTCGGCAAACCGGCGGAGGTTTGTATTCGGGTCCAGCGCGATCCGAAATTCGGCCCGCTGATCCGCTTCGGGCTATCGGGGAGCCAGGCGGACATCTTTCAGGAGTATTCGATGCGTCTTGCGCCTTTATCGCTGGAGGACGCAGCAGGGATGATGCGGGAGCTCAAGGTTTTTTCTTTGCTCAAGCGGGAGCGCGGGCGCGATGCGCTGGACTTGAGGGCTCTTGAGGATGTATTGCTAACAGTGTCGCAGATGACGCTGGATTTTCCTGAAATCTACACCCTGGAATTCGATCCTGTTCTGGTCACGTCAAGGGGGGCCTGGGTGGCCGGGGCGCGAATGTCTCTTTTGCCTCAGTCTGAATAG
- a CDS encoding phosphotransacetylase family protein, with protein MVGIYVGATSGYSGKNMIAMGIGLKLQKEGYRVGYMKPVGALPQEKNGVLGDADAFFVQDILGLSENPALVTPVVVDQDFKMKAFTGKCEDLMPRIKDAYEELGKNKDVMIVAGSGSMYSGKYCGVDGVSVIKSLGIKSIIIDRYVKELNYDYLIAMKELLGEQLLGVLLNDIPPAFKEELDSLLHPFMESKGIKVLGKIPSDPLMGAIKVADLADRLGGKIITAQDKSERVVENFLIGTMQVENFMTHFRKSKKSAIIVGGDRSDVQLVALEGQCQCLVLTGNLYPNDIIMTRAEVLEVPIVVVRDDTFTVAKKMEAILSRHKLRDVIKIQHGSQLVSSIIDFQYMKESLGI; from the coding sequence ATGGTAGGAATTTATGTAGGGGCGACATCCGGCTATTCCGGGAAAAACATGATTGCCATGGGGATCGGGCTCAAGCTGCAAAAAGAGGGCTACCGGGTCGGATACATGAAGCCGGTAGGAGCCTTGCCGCAGGAAAAGAACGGCGTGCTGGGTGATGCCGACGCTTTTTTTGTGCAAGATATTCTGGGGCTGAGCGAAAACCCCGCATTGGTCACTCCGGTGGTTGTAGACCAGGATTTCAAGATGAAGGCCTTCACGGGAAAATGTGAAGACCTGATGCCACGGATCAAGGACGCATACGAAGAACTCGGCAAGAACAAGGACGTCATGATCGTGGCCGGATCGGGCAGCATGTACTCCGGCAAGTATTGCGGCGTGGATGGGGTCAGCGTCATCAAATCTTTGGGCATCAAGTCCATCATCATCGACCGCTACGTCAAAGAGCTGAATTACGACTATCTCATCGCCATGAAGGAACTGCTCGGGGAACAGCTCCTTGGCGTGCTTCTGAATGACATTCCTCCGGCTTTCAAGGAAGAGCTTGATTCGCTTCTGCATCCATTCATGGAGAGCAAGGGCATCAAGGTTTTGGGCAAGATCCCCTCTGATCCGCTTATGGGCGCCATCAAGGTCGCGGATTTGGCCGACCGTCTGGGCGGCAAGATCATCACCGCCCAGGACAAGTCCGAGCGCGTGGTGGAGAACTTCCTCATCGGCACCATGCAGGTCGAGAACTTCATGACCCATTTCCGCAAGAGCAAGAAGTCCGCGATCATCGTCGGCGGCGACCGCTCCGACGTACAGCTGGTGGCTCTTGAGGGGCAGTGCCAGTGCCTGGTTCTGACCGGCAACCTCTACCCCAACGACATCATCATGACCCGGGCCGAGGTGCTGGAAGTGCCCATCGTGGTCGTTCGCGACGACACCTTCACCGTGGCCAAGAAGATGGAAGCCATCCTGTCCCGGCACAAGCTGCGCGACGTGATCAAGATCCAGCACGGCTCCCAGCTGGTCAGCTCCATCATCGACTTCCAGTATATGAAGGAAAGTTTGGGGATTTAA